From the Ciona intestinalis chromosome 2, KH, whole genome shotgun sequence genome, one window contains:
- the LOC100176791 gene encoding uncharacterized protein LOC100176791 has translation MKMAQPIFGRLSNGEIRLKYSPAAIKVIHENEKNGSSPTFCLPPDQVRSRAMQAVMQRQGNTDDEVEVLGEYLMQFGKFRNQSFKWILENAFGFAVWLLCDMRAEVFTEAPLSKNKAAFMNYACSFWEVQEHVKKLMKTKEKGNNKPPASKKMKIVDDEISSMSKQSKLENIQGVNFSTTPTQDEYRASSDFMVGTKRSVLSQKQKAGYKESLLPGGWQQTLPKVDHTWVAQTFFKQNVYTGKPELDLARIDKLWWYPPQPPLRCTEQPNPSRYFGHKLLMWMPTLIWRSVLVCPYPNCSQVLTSAGVYHHTKQVMDLDDSYYMAAEHLKCSKCKEKYISWDENIVNQLCIGHRLQFPVLLSYKPACDSYVISMLGQTASGFSTIQLHKELKEMHSDKWLRQTVQYLSDCQRFMKFSKDHLNLKPIFKKPPQFIEYTIQMPEVNPTTLTLLEKKKELDLLKRSLGLEQPGMTSSQQPIPPQQPIPPQQPIPPQQPIPPQQPIPPQQPKQPQQTIPPQQPIQPQQPIPPQQPIPPQQPKQPQQTIPPQQPIPSQQPIPPPITLNIPVTFNVPVSTTGEAKIQQTPLIIQPAYLIPIAPKRISMNVFDAPMTKSKPIFDAPMNKSKRNYLKRKHKEEQAGKVRRSYYRPGPIKCGKCKKIRESENHKQYYGNWYCKETNPKTHGEWLKVMKETGIGRKKVNDF, from the exons atgaaaatggcTCAGCCTATCTTTGGACGTTTGAGCAATGGAGAAATTCGACTAAAGTATTCTCCTGCTGCCATAAAGGTGATTCACGAAAACGAGAAGAATGGATCCTCTCCAACATTTTGTCTTCCTCCTGATCAG GTAAGATCACGGGCCATGCAAGCTGTAATGCAGAGGCAGGGCAATACAGATGATGAAGTGGAAGTTCTTGGGGAGTATTTGATGCAATTCGGAAAGTTCCGAAACCAGTCGTTCAAATGGATACTGGAAAATGCATTTGGGTTTGCGGTTTGGTTGCTGTGTGATATGCGTGCTGAGGTTTTTACTGAAGCTCCGTTGAGTAAAAACAAAGCTGCTTTTATGAACTATGCTTGTTCTTTTTGGGAGGTGCAAgaacatgttaaaaaactaaTGAAGACAAAAGAAAAGGGGAATAATAAACCACCCGCTtcgaagaaaatgaaaattgtgGATGACGAAATTTCCTCCATGAGTAAGCAATCAAAGTTGGAAAACATTCAAGGTGTTAATTTTAGTACGACACCTACACAAGATGAATACAGGGCTTCGAGTGACTTCATGGTCGGTACAAAACGGAGTGTTCTTTCTCAGAAACAGAAAGCGGGGTATAAAG aatCCCTCTTACCTGGTGGTTGGCAACAAACTTTACCCAAAGTCGACCACACATGGGTAGCTCAGACattctttaaacaaaatgtttatactGGAAAACCAGAACTTGACTTGGCAAG aattgataaactttggtggtatcCACCTCAGCCACCCCTTCGGTGTACAGAGCAACCAAATCCTTCAAGATACTTTGGTCACAAGTTACTTATGTGGATGCCGACACTAATTTGGCGATCAGTGCTGGTGTGCCCTTATCCAAACTGCTCTCAGGTTCTCACAAGTGCAGGAGTTTACCACCACACTAAACAAGTGATGGACTTAGATGACAGTTACTACATGGCTGCAGAACATTTGAAATGTTCTAAATGCAAAGAAAAGTACATCAGTTGGGATGAGAATATTGTCAATCAGTTATGTATTGGCCACAGACTACAGTTCCCAGTTCTCCTATCATATAAACCTGCTTGTGACAGTTATGTTATCAGTATGCTTGGTCAAACTGCTTCTGGCTTTAGCACCATTCAACTGCACAAGGAATTAAAGGAAATGCATAGTGATAAATGGCTGAGGCAAACTGTACAATACTTATCCGACTGTCAGAGATTTATGAAATTTAGCAAAGACCATTTGAATTTGAAGCCCATATTCAAGAAACCACCTCAGTTCATTGAATACACGATACAAATGCCAGAAGTTAATCCCACTACATTGACACTACT CGAGAAGAAGAAAGAACTAGATTTACTAAAACGAAGTCTTGGTTTGGAACAACCAGGGATGACCTCATCACAACAACCAATACCACCACAACAACCAATACCACCACAACAACCAATACCACCCCAACAACCAATACCACCACAACAACCAATACCACCACAACAACCAAAACAACCACAACAAACAATACCACCACAACAACCAATACAACCACAACAACCAATACCACCACAACAACCAATACCACCACAACAACCAAAACAACCACAACAAACAATACCACCACAACAACCAATACCATCACAACAACCAATACCACCTCcaataacattaaatattccaGTTACATTCAATGTTCCCGTAAGCACAACTGGCGAGGCGAAAATTCAACAGACCCCGTTAATCATACAACCTGCTTACCTTATACCTATTGCTCCCAAACGAATAAGCATGAATGTATTTGACGCACCGATGACCAAAAGCAAGCCCATATTTGACGCACCCATGAACAAAAGCAAGCGTAATTACTTGAAAAGGAAACATAAGGAAGAACAAGCTGGGAAAGTGCGAAGGTCATATTATAGACCTGGACCAATTAAGTGTGGAAAATGCAAAAAGATTCGGGAGTCTGAAAATCACAAACAATATTATGGGAATTGGTATTGCAAAGAAACTAACCCAAAAACACATGGAGAGTGGTTAAAAGTAATGAAAGAAACAGGAATTGGACGCAAAAAAGTAAATGATTTTTAA